From Callospermophilus lateralis isolate mCalLat2 chromosome 5, mCalLat2.hap1, whole genome shotgun sequence, a single genomic window includes:
- the Sox30 gene encoding transcription factor SOX-30 isoform X2, with translation MERARPEPPPQPRQLPRATPPRRLRPAPPPLPVEGTAFRAAAAEPPPSPPAPCGAAIATVASSCGEAPASGVQSTARRLLQVKPEQVLLLPPGPLLPQAQDEGAAVSPAQARLLQLRSELLLLPPPPASEGAPCRPELRPVQPRALQVKAEKQELGPALDPSTGPRRAVEAGPRACRAAKVEGPGSALDSRRGDEKKGKLEAEEVMRDAAKSREGKSLTAVGEGVIKTEEPERLSEDCRLGVEPASNGLGHGSKEVILAQPSSAFGPHQQDLRIPLTLHTVPPGARIQFQGPPPSELIRLTKVPLTPVPIKMQSLLEPSVKIETKDVPLTVLPSDAGIPDTPFSKDRNGHVKRPMNAFMVWARIHRPALAKANPAANNAEISVQLGLEWNKLSEEQKKPYYDEAQKIKEKHREEFPGWVYQPRPGKRKRFPLSVSNVFSGTTQNIISTNPTTIYPYRSPTYSVVIPSLQNTITHPVAHVLTVGLPLAMGIFQAQCQNALVIMKIGTKNTRPCFQL, from the exons ATGGAGAGAGCCAGGCCGGAGCCGCCGCCTCAGCCGCGCCAACTGCCACGGGCGACCCCACCTCGCCGGTTGCGCCCCGCTCCGCCCCCGCTGCCGGTCGAGGGCACTGCCTTTCGGGCGGCGGCCGCCGAGCCTCCTCCGTCGCCGCCGGCCCCGTGCGGGGCCGCCATTGCGACGGTGGCCTCGTCGTGCGGAGAGGCCCCGGCGTCGGGCGTCCAGTCCACCGCACGGCGGCTGCTTCAGGTGAAGCCGGAGCAGGTGTTATTGCTACCGCCGGGGCCACTACTGCCTCAGGCCCAGGACGAAGGCGCCGCCGTCTCGCCCGCGCAGGCGCGGCTGCTGCAGCTGAGGTCCGAGCTGCTTCTGTTGCCGCCTCCTCCCGCGTCCGAGGGCGCCCCCTGCAGGCCCGAGCTGCGTCCGGTGCAGCCGCGGGCGCTGCAGGTCAAGGCGGAGAAGCAGGAGCTGGGACCCGCCTTGGACCCGTCGACCGGCCCTCGGAGGGCGGTCGAGGCGGGCCCTAGAGCTTGCAGAGCGGCCAAAGTGGAAGGCCCCGGGTCGGCCCTCGACAGCCGCCGAGGAGACGAGAAGAAGGGCAAGCTGGAGGCCGAGGAGGTCATGAGGGATGCAGCAAAAAGCAGGGAAGGCAAAAGCCTGACGGCTGTCGGAGAAGGAGTCATCAAAACTGAGGAGCCTGAGAGACTCTCGGAGGACTGCAGGCTCGGCGTGGAGCCGGCCTCCAATGGCTTGGGCCATGGCAGCAAGGAGGTCATCCTAGCCCAGCCGTCTAGTGCTTTTGGGCCGCACCAGCAAGACCTCAGGATCCCTTTGACTCTCCACACTGTCCCCCCGGGGGCCCGGATCCAATTTCAGGGACCTCCACCTTCTGAGCTGATAAGGTTGACCAAGGTTCCCCTGACACCAGTGCCTATTAAAATGCAATCCTTATTGGAGCCTTCTGTAAAAATTGAAACCAAAGATGTCCCGCTCACCGTGCTTCCCTCAGACGCAG GAATACCAGATACTCCCTTCAGTAAGGACAGAAATGGTCACGTGAAGCGACCCATGAATGCATTTATGGTTTGGGCAAGGATCCACCGGCCAGCACTAGCCAAAGCTAACCCAGCGGCCAACAATGCAGAAATCAGTGTCCAGCTCGGGTTAGAATGGAACAAActtagtgaagaacaaaagaaaCCTTATTATGATGAAGCACAAAAGATTAAAGAAAAGCACAGAGAGGAATTTCCTG GTTGGGTTTATCAGCCTCGTCCAGGGAAGCGAAAACGCTTCCCTCTAAGTGTTTCCAATGTATTTTCTGGTACCACACAGAATATTATCTCTACAAATCCTACAACAATTTATCCTTATCGCTCACCTACCTACTCTGTGGTAATTCCCAGCCTACAGAACACCATCACTCATCCAGTTG